The following proteins are encoded in a genomic region of Micromonospora olivasterospora:
- a CDS encoding carbohydrate kinase family protein: protein MTGASRILVVGDLITDVVAVLGGPLATGSDTPATIRVSGGGQAANTAAWLAAQGAAVTMVGAVGDDDAGRDRVAELERAGVDCAIERHSRCATGTVIVLTGDGERTMVTERGANLRLTAGHVEAALAGAPDARHLHLSAYPLLDAGSREAGLRALAAARGAGLTTSVDAASAAPLRRVGAAAFLSWVRDVDLLLVNADEAAVLAGGLDPAAQARALSAAARRVVVKRGAAGAVWADRAATLSVAPARRVAVVDVTGAGDAFAAGLLTAWLAGAEPRAALDRAGDLGALAVSVVGARPSG, encoded by the coding sequence ATGACCGGTGCCTCCCGGATCCTGGTCGTCGGCGACCTGATCACCGACGTGGTGGCCGTCCTGGGTGGGCCGCTCGCCACGGGCTCGGACACCCCGGCCACGATCCGGGTCAGCGGCGGGGGTCAGGCGGCCAACACCGCCGCCTGGCTCGCCGCGCAGGGCGCGGCGGTGACGATGGTCGGCGCGGTCGGCGACGACGACGCGGGGCGCGACCGGGTGGCCGAGCTGGAGCGGGCCGGCGTCGACTGCGCCATCGAGCGCCATTCGCGCTGCGCCACGGGCACCGTGATCGTGCTCACGGGCGACGGCGAGCGCACGATGGTCACCGAGCGCGGGGCGAACCTGCGGTTGACCGCCGGGCACGTCGAGGCCGCCCTGGCCGGGGCGCCCGACGCCCGGCACCTGCACCTGTCCGCGTACCCCCTGCTCGACGCCGGGTCGCGGGAGGCCGGGCTGCGGGCGCTGGCCGCGGCGCGCGGAGCCGGGCTGACCACCAGCGTCGACGCGGCGTCCGCGGCGCCGCTGCGGCGGGTCGGCGCCGCGGCGTTCCTGAGCTGGGTACGCGACGTGGACCTGCTGCTGGTCAACGCCGACGAGGCGGCAGTGCTGGCCGGCGGGCTGGACCCGGCGGCGCAGGCTCGGGCCCTGTCGGCGGCGGCCCGGCGGGTGGTGGTCAAGCGGGGCGCGGCCGGGGCGGTCTGGGCGGACCGGGCGGCCACGCTCAGCGTCGCGCCGGCGCGGCGGGTGGCGGTGGTGGACGTCACGGGGGCCGGGGACGCGTTCGCCGCCGGGTTGCTCACGGCCTGGCTGGCCGGTGCCGAGCCCCGCGCGGCGCTGGACCGGGCCGGGGACCTGGGCGCCCTCGCCGTCTCGGTGGTGGGCGCCCGTCCGAGCGGGTGA
- a CDS encoding pseudouridine-5'-phosphate glycosidase — MTNFPIRLGTEVADALRDGRPVVALESTIVSHGLPRPDNLRVAREIEQAVRDAGAVPATIGMVGGRLVVGLDDAELTRLATVDEVAKLSVRDLAVAAAIGADGATTVAATSAVAAAAGIGVFATGGLGGVHREAAHTFDESADVVTLARTPIAVVCAGVKSILDVGATLERLETLGVSVVGYRTRRFPGFYLTDAGFDLDWSVDSPEQVAEVLAARAGHGVHGGGLVVANPLPVDEQLDPALHDRTLAEGLALLERDGVTGKAVTPYVLAHFHSATEGASLAVNVRIILRNADLAARIAVAAAARTASAA, encoded by the coding sequence GTGACCAACTTTCCCATCCGTCTCGGCACCGAGGTGGCCGACGCCCTGCGCGACGGGCGCCCGGTCGTCGCCCTGGAGAGCACCATCGTCTCGCACGGCCTCCCCCGGCCCGACAACCTGCGGGTCGCCCGGGAGATCGAGCAGGCCGTCCGCGACGCCGGGGCGGTCCCGGCGACCATCGGCATGGTCGGCGGCCGGCTGGTGGTGGGGCTCGACGACGCGGAGCTCACCCGGCTCGCCACCGTCGACGAGGTCGCCAAGCTCTCCGTACGTGACCTCGCGGTGGCCGCCGCCATCGGCGCGGACGGCGCGACCACGGTCGCCGCGACCAGCGCGGTGGCCGCCGCCGCCGGCATCGGCGTGTTCGCCACCGGCGGCCTCGGCGGGGTGCACCGCGAGGCGGCGCACACGTTCGACGAGTCGGCCGACGTGGTCACCCTGGCCCGGACCCCGATCGCGGTGGTGTGCGCCGGGGTCAAGTCGATCCTCGACGTCGGGGCGACCCTGGAGCGGCTGGAGACCCTCGGCGTCTCCGTGGTCGGCTACCGCACCCGCCGGTTCCCCGGCTTCTACCTGACCGACGCCGGCTTCGACCTCGACTGGTCGGTCGACTCGCCAGAGCAGGTGGCCGAGGTGCTGGCCGCCCGGGCCGGCCACGGGGTGCACGGCGGCGGTCTGGTCGTGGCCAACCCGCTGCCGGTCGACGAGCAGCTCGACCCGGCCCTGCACGACCGGACCCTCGCCGAGGGCCTCGCCCTGCTGGAGCGCGACGGGGTTACCGGCAAGGCCGTGACGCCGTACGTGCTGGCGCACTTCCACTCCGCCACGGAGGGCGCCAGCCTCGCGGTGAACGTGCGGATCATCCTGCGCAACGCCGACCTCGCCGCCCGGATCGCGGTCGCCGCGGCGGCGCGCACCGCCTCCGCCGCATGA
- a CDS encoding DUF3039 domain-containing protein produces the protein MSTQVLERPELKDADTGPEMFHYVRKDKIAESAVMGTFVVALCGETFPVTKAAKPGSPVCPKCKEIYDSWAD, from the coding sequence GTGAGCACACAGGTTCTCGAACGCCCGGAGCTGAAGGACGCCGACACCGGCCCCGAGATGTTCCACTACGTGCGCAAGGACAAGATCGCCGAGAGCGCCGTCATGGGCACGTTCGTCGTCGCGCTGTGCGGGGAGACCTTCCCGGTGACCAAGGCGGCGAAGCCCGGCTCCCCGGTCTGCCCCAAGTGCAAGGAGATCTACGACTCCTGGGCCGACTGA
- a CDS encoding trimeric intracellular cation channel family protein, with protein sequence MTTSTALLLADLTGVAVFAASGASAAVAKRLDLFGVVFVGFVAALGGGIVRDLVIDEVPPLAFADWRYAVTAAVTAAAVFWLHPQFARLRTTVLVLDAAGLGLFTVTGTLKALDAQVPAVGACLIGMLTAIGGGLGRDLLTAEIPIVLRREIYAVAALAGSVAVAVLDAYGHANAAWLTVAAAFVFAVRLVSLRRRWSAPVPALHPPHPGG encoded by the coding sequence GTGACCACCTCCACCGCCCTGCTCCTCGCCGACCTGACCGGGGTGGCCGTGTTCGCCGCCTCCGGCGCCTCCGCGGCGGTGGCCAAGCGGCTCGACCTGTTCGGGGTCGTGTTCGTCGGATTCGTCGCCGCGCTCGGCGGCGGGATCGTCCGCGACCTGGTGATCGACGAGGTGCCCCCGCTGGCCTTCGCCGACTGGCGGTACGCCGTCACCGCCGCCGTCACGGCCGCCGCCGTCTTCTGGCTGCACCCCCAGTTCGCCCGGCTGCGCACCACCGTGCTCGTGCTGGACGCGGCCGGGCTGGGACTGTTCACGGTCACCGGCACGCTGAAGGCGCTCGACGCCCAGGTGCCGGCGGTCGGCGCCTGTCTCATCGGCATGCTCACCGCGATCGGCGGCGGGCTCGGCCGGGACCTGCTCACCGCCGAGATCCCGATCGTGCTGCGCCGGGAGATCTACGCGGTGGCCGCCCTGGCCGGCTCGGTCGCCGTCGCCGTGCTGGACGCGTACGGGCACGCCAACGCGGCCTGGCTGACCGTCGCCGCGGCGTTCGTCTTCGCGGTGCGCCTGGTCTCGCTGCGCCGGCGCTGGTCCGCGCCGGTCCCCGCCCTGCACCCGCCGCACCCCGGCGGCTGA
- a CDS encoding DEAD/DEAH box helicase, translating into MAARTPVLETFPPLRSWQRKALVEYLRRRAEDFTAVATPGAGKTTFALRIAAELLADGTVEAVTVVAPTEHLKTQWAESAARVGIQLDAAFRNADLHSAADFHGAVVTYAQVGMAPQVHRRRTMTRRTLVILDEIHHAGDSRTWGDGVKAAFEPAVRRLMLTGTPFRSDDNPIPFVTYERGGDGLLRSRADAVYGYSDALRDGVVRPVLFLAYSGETRWRTNAGDELAARLGEPMTQDLIAQAWRTALDPAGDWMPQVLRAADARLSVLREAGMVDAGGLVIASDQQNARSYAKLIEQVTGEKAAVVLSDDQGASARIAAFAASEQRWLVAVRMVSEGVDIPRLAVGVYATSASTPLYFAQAIGRFVRARRPGEIASVFLPSVPHLLGLASEMEAERDHVLGKPKDDGFEDGLLERAQRDEQASGELEKRFTALSATAELDQVIFDGASFGTAAQAGTPEEQEYLGLPGLLTADEVSLLLSKRQAEQLAAQRRRAAQRAAEPAAAAPAAPPAPMSAAQRRVALRRQLNALVAARHHRTGLPHGKIHAELRRLCGGPPSAQATIEQLEERIATVQTL; encoded by the coding sequence GTGGCAGCCCGGACGCCGGTGCTCGAGACGTTCCCGCCCCTGCGCTCCTGGCAACGCAAGGCGCTGGTGGAGTACCTGCGGCGGCGCGCCGAGGACTTCACCGCGGTCGCGACCCCTGGGGCCGGCAAGACCACCTTCGCCCTGCGGATCGCCGCCGAGCTGCTCGCCGACGGCACGGTGGAGGCGGTCACGGTGGTCGCCCCCACCGAGCACCTCAAGACGCAGTGGGCCGAGTCGGCCGCCCGGGTCGGCATCCAGCTCGACGCCGCGTTCCGCAACGCCGACCTGCACTCCGCGGCCGACTTCCACGGCGCCGTGGTCACCTACGCCCAGGTCGGCATGGCGCCGCAGGTGCACCGCCGGCGCACCATGACCCGGCGCACCCTGGTCATCCTCGACGAGATCCACCACGCCGGCGACTCGCGTACCTGGGGCGACGGCGTGAAGGCGGCGTTCGAGCCCGCCGTACGCCGGCTGATGCTCACCGGCACCCCGTTCCGCTCCGACGACAACCCGATCCCGTTCGTCACGTACGAGCGGGGCGGCGACGGCCTGCTGCGGTCCCGCGCCGACGCGGTCTACGGGTACTCCGACGCGCTGCGCGACGGCGTGGTGCGGCCGGTGCTGTTCCTGGCGTACTCCGGGGAGACCCGGTGGCGGACCAACGCCGGCGACGAACTGGCAGCCCGGCTGGGCGAGCCGATGACGCAGGACCTGATCGCCCAGGCGTGGCGTACGGCGCTGGACCCGGCCGGTGACTGGATGCCGCAGGTGCTGCGGGCCGCCGACGCCCGCCTGAGCGTGCTGCGCGAGGCGGGCATGGTCGACGCCGGCGGCCTGGTCATCGCCAGCGACCAGCAGAACGCCCGCTCGTACGCGAAGCTGATCGAGCAGGTGACCGGCGAGAAGGCCGCCGTGGTGCTCTCGGACGACCAGGGCGCCTCCGCCCGGATCGCGGCGTTCGCGGCGTCCGAGCAGCGGTGGCTGGTCGCGGTCCGGATGGTCTCCGAGGGCGTGGACATCCCGCGGCTGGCGGTCGGCGTCTACGCCACGAGCGCCAGCACGCCGCTGTACTTCGCCCAGGCGATCGGCCGGTTCGTCCGGGCGCGCCGCCCGGGGGAGATAGCCTCGGTGTTCCTGCCGAGCGTGCCGCACCTGCTCGGCCTGGCCAGCGAGATGGAGGCCGAGCGCGACCACGTGCTCGGCAAGCCGAAGGACGACGGCTTCGAGGACGGGCTGCTGGAGCGCGCCCAGCGCGACGAGCAGGCCAGCGGCGAGCTGGAGAAGCGGTTCACCGCCCTGTCGGCCACTGCCGAGCTGGACCAGGTGATCTTCGACGGCGCGTCCTTCGGCACGGCCGCGCAGGCCGGCACGCCGGAGGAGCAGGAGTACCTGGGTCTGCCCGGCCTGCTCACCGCCGACGAGGTCTCGCTGCTGCTGAGCAAGCGGCAGGCCGAGCAGTTGGCGGCGCAGCGCCGCCGGGCCGCCCAACGGGCCGCCGAGCCGGCCGCTGCGGCCCCGGCGGCGCCGCCCGCGCCGATGAGTGCCGCGCAGCGCCGGGTGGCGCTCCGGCGCCAACTCAACGCCCTCGTGGCCGCCCGGCACCACCGCACCGGGCTGCCGCACGGCAAGATCCACGCCGAGCTGCGCCGCCTCTGCGGCGGCCCGCCGAGCGCCCAGGCCACGATCGAGCAGCTCGAGGAACGCATCGCCACGGTCCAGACCCTCTGA
- a CDS encoding DUF7455 domain-containing protein, which yields MTPTLTPPPETVSPPAADERCDRCNAAGKLRITLAGGSELVFCGHHANKYAEDLVKITVRYATDPEFNWRGADLMAN from the coding sequence ATGACCCCGACCCTCACGCCGCCGCCCGAGACGGTGAGCCCCCCGGCCGCCGATGAACGGTGCGACCGCTGCAACGCTGCCGGCAAGCTCCGTATCACTCTGGCTGGCGGAAGCGAGCTGGTGTTCTGTGGGCACCACGCGAACAAGTACGCGGAGGATCTCGTCAAGATCACCGTACGGTACGCGACGGACCCCGAGTTCAACTGGCGTGGCGCCGACCTGATGGCGAACTGA
- a CDS encoding RNA polymerase sigma factor, producing MTEPRQTGADVRSLTDTLIAHAQSAGGQLTSAQLARTVESAEVTPAQAKKILRALAEAGVTVVVDGSTSPRRRVAAARSATPASRATTAKTTKKAAPPAPKQAPAVDEVPTPAPRKAAPRKATTDAVAKAAVPAKATKPTRATKATVAAAGKQPAKAATKAKGGDPAEGDIDPEELAAEIEDVVVEEPAELTQAAEADAANSATDNDFEWDDEESEALKQARRDAELTASADSVRAYLKQIGKVPLLNAEQEVELAKRIEAGLYAAERLRAADEGEEKLTREMQRDLLWISRDGERAKNHLLEANLRLVVSLAKRYTGRGMAFLDLIQEGNLGLIRAVEKFDYTKGYKFSTYATWWIRQAITRAMADQARTIRIPVHMVEVINKLGRIQRELLQDLGREPTPEELAKEMDITPEKVLEIQQYAREPISLDQTIGDEGDSQLGDFIEDSEAVVAVDAVSFSLLQDQLQQVLQTLSEREAGVVRLRFGLTDGQPRTLDEIGQVYGVTRERIRQIESKTMSKLRHPSRSQVLRDYLD from the coding sequence GTGACAGAACCCCGCCAGACCGGCGCCGACGTTCGCTCGCTCACCGACACCCTGATCGCCCACGCGCAGAGCGCCGGCGGCCAGCTCACGTCGGCTCAGCTCGCGCGCACCGTCGAGTCCGCCGAGGTGACTCCGGCCCAGGCCAAGAAGATCCTGCGTGCGCTCGCGGAAGCGGGGGTGACCGTGGTCGTGGACGGCTCGACCAGCCCGCGTCGCCGCGTCGCCGCCGCCCGGTCCGCAACCCCGGCGTCCCGGGCCACCACCGCCAAGACCACCAAGAAGGCCGCCCCGCCGGCCCCGAAGCAGGCCCCCGCCGTCGACGAGGTTCCCACCCCGGCGCCGCGGAAGGCCGCCCCGCGCAAGGCCACGACCGACGCGGTCGCCAAGGCGGCCGTGCCGGCGAAGGCGACGAAGCCCACCCGGGCCACCAAGGCCACCGTCGCCGCCGCGGGCAAGCAGCCCGCCAAGGCCGCCACGAAGGCCAAGGGCGGCGACCCCGCCGAGGGTGACATCGACCCGGAGGAGTTGGCCGCCGAGATCGAGGACGTGGTGGTCGAGGAGCCGGCCGAGCTGACCCAGGCCGCCGAGGCCGACGCCGCCAACTCGGCCACGGACAACGACTTCGAGTGGGACGACGAGGAGTCCGAGGCGCTCAAGCAGGCGCGCCGCGACGCCGAGCTGACCGCGTCCGCCGACTCCGTCCGGGCGTACCTGAAGCAGATCGGCAAGGTCCCCCTGCTCAACGCCGAGCAGGAGGTGGAGCTGGCAAAGCGGATCGAGGCCGGCCTCTACGCCGCCGAGCGGCTGCGCGCCGCCGACGAGGGCGAGGAGAAGCTGACCCGCGAGATGCAGCGCGACCTGCTCTGGATCTCCCGGGACGGCGAGCGGGCGAAGAACCACCTGTTGGAGGCCAACCTCCGGCTGGTGGTGTCGCTGGCCAAGCGGTACACGGGCCGCGGCATGGCGTTCCTCGACCTGATCCAGGAGGGCAACCTCGGCCTGATCCGGGCGGTCGAGAAGTTCGACTACACCAAGGGCTACAAGTTCTCCACGTACGCCACCTGGTGGATCCGGCAGGCGATCACCCGGGCCATGGCCGACCAGGCCCGCACCATCCGTATCCCGGTGCACATGGTCGAGGTGATCAACAAGCTCGGCCGGATACAGCGCGAGCTGCTCCAGGACCTGGGCCGCGAGCCCACGCCGGAGGAGCTGGCCAAGGAGATGGACATCACACCGGAGAAGGTGCTGGAGATCCAGCAGTACGCCCGGGAGCCCATCTCGCTCGACCAGACCATCGGCGACGAGGGCGACAGCCAGCTCGGCGACTTCATCGAGGACTCGGAGGCCGTGGTCGCGGTCGACGCCGTCTCGTTCTCGCTGCTGCAGGACCAGCTCCAGCAGGTGCTGCAGACGCTGTCCGAGCGGGAGGCGGGGGTGGTCCGGCTGCGGTTCGGCCTGACCGACGGCCAGCCGCGGACCCTGGACGAGATCGGCCAGGTCTACGGCGTGACCCGGGAGCGAATCCGGCAGATCGAGTCGAAGACGATGTCGAAGCTGCGCCACCCGTCCCGTTCGCAGGTGCTCCGCGACTACCTGGACTGA
- a CDS encoding inositol monophosphatase family protein, with protein MTSSVPTPQELLKIATDVARDAADTAYRMRAEGVFVAATKTTVTDVVTAADRAVERQILDALATLRPDDSVLGEEYGGSAAGEAGSGVRWIVDPIDGTVNYLYGLPHCAVSVAAEVDGEVVAGVVRNLYTGEEWTATAGGGAWRAGERLRCSGETDLGQALVATGFGYDPRRRAHQARVVAELIPHVRDIRRLGAAALDLCLAAEGRVDVYYEKGLAAWDHAAGALVATEAGLRVAGLGGLPAGPELLIAAPPALFPPLHDRLAALDAAGGP; from the coding sequence GTGACCAGTTCGGTGCCGACGCCGCAGGAACTGCTCAAGATCGCGACCGACGTCGCCCGGGACGCGGCGGACACCGCGTACCGGATGCGCGCCGAGGGGGTCTTCGTCGCCGCGACCAAGACCACCGTCACCGACGTGGTCACCGCCGCCGACCGGGCGGTCGAGCGGCAGATCCTCGACGCGCTGGCGACGCTCCGCCCCGACGACTCCGTGCTCGGCGAGGAGTACGGCGGGAGCGCGGCCGGTGAGGCGGGCAGCGGGGTGCGGTGGATCGTCGACCCGATCGACGGCACCGTCAACTACCTGTACGGGCTGCCGCACTGCGCGGTCTCGGTGGCCGCCGAGGTGGACGGCGAGGTGGTCGCCGGGGTGGTGCGCAACCTGTACACCGGCGAGGAGTGGACGGCCACGGCCGGCGGCGGCGCCTGGCGCGCGGGGGAGCGGCTGCGCTGCTCGGGCGAGACCGACCTGGGTCAGGCGCTAGTCGCCACCGGGTTCGGCTACGACCCGCGGCGGCGCGCGCACCAGGCCCGGGTGGTCGCCGAGTTGATCCCGCACGTGCGGGACATCCGCCGGCTCGGCGCCGCCGCCCTGGACCTGTGCCTGGCCGCCGAGGGGCGGGTGGACGTCTACTACGAGAAGGGACTGGCCGCGTGGGACCACGCGGCCGGGGCGCTGGTGGCCACCGAGGCCGGGCTGCGGGTCGCCGGGCTGGGTGGCCTGCCGGCCGGGCCGGAGCTGCTGATCGCCGCGCCGCCGGCGCTGTTCCCGCCGCTGCACGACCGGCTCGCCGCGCTCGACGCCGCCGGCGGGCCCTGA
- a CDS encoding LytR C-terminal domain-containing protein has product MRALVVVGLLAVVALTFVVVAVIRDTQSVAGQAAGCPDGAPLADLSLREYKDVKINVYNATDQVGLAASVADDFRNRKFQVKKTATEAKQVDEVAILRYGPKGVGSAHLLRAFFLDNATPVYDAARKDDTVDVVLGNGFQQLATTTEVNQSLGDLGSPDLPAGACPMPAKK; this is encoded by the coding sequence GTGCGAGCACTCGTTGTCGTCGGCCTGCTGGCGGTCGTCGCACTGACCTTCGTGGTCGTGGCCGTGATCCGCGACACCCAGAGCGTGGCCGGCCAGGCCGCCGGGTGCCCCGACGGCGCACCCCTGGCCGACCTCAGCCTCCGCGAGTACAAGGACGTGAAGATCAACGTCTACAACGCCACCGACCAGGTGGGCCTGGCCGCCAGCGTCGCGGACGACTTCCGCAACCGCAAGTTCCAGGTGAAGAAGACGGCCACCGAGGCCAAGCAGGTCGACGAGGTCGCCATCCTGCGGTACGGCCCGAAGGGTGTCGGCTCGGCGCACCTGCTGCGCGCCTTCTTCCTCGACAACGCCACCCCCGTGTACGACGCGGCACGCAAGGACGACACCGTCGACGTGGTGCTGGGCAACGGCTTCCAGCAGTTGGCCACCACCACCGAGGTCAACCAGTCCCTCGGCGACCTGGGCTCCCCGGACCTGCCCGCCGGCGCCTGCCCGATGCCCGCCAAGAAGTGA
- a CDS encoding DUF4193 domain-containing protein, with product MATDYDAPRRDEVDLGEDSLEELKARRVDSQSGAVDVDEAEVAESFELPGADLADEELTVKVLPMQQDEFRCARCFLVHHRSQLAVERNGELICRECV from the coding sequence ATGGCCACCGACTACGACGCCCCGCGTCGCGACGAGGTCGACCTCGGCGAGGACAGCCTGGAAGAGCTCAAGGCACGGCGCGTCGACTCACAGTCGGGTGCCGTGGACGTCGACGAGGCGGAGGTCGCCGAGAGCTTCGAGCTCCCCGGTGCCGACCTGGCCGACGAGGAGCTCACGGTCAAGGTGCTACCGATGCAGCAGGACGAGTTTCGGTGCGCCCGCTGCTTCCTGGTCCACCACCGTAGCCAGTTGGCGGTCGAGCGCAACGGCGAGCTGATCTGCCGCGAGTGCGTCTGA
- a CDS encoding DUF3093 domain-containing protein — translation MSLSSSPPASPGATTAYSERLDLPWWLWLAGVAVGGFLAVELWLGADGVRAWLPFVVLLPAAVAALWWLGRIRVAVTDGELRVDDARLPVRFVADAVPLDAAGRREVLGVGADPLAFVVQRPWIPGAVQVVLDDPADPTPFWVVSSRDPVRLASALVAARNVKREE, via the coding sequence GTGAGCCTGTCGTCCTCCCCGCCGGCGTCCCCGGGCGCGACCACCGCGTACTCCGAGCGGCTCGACCTGCCGTGGTGGCTGTGGCTGGCCGGCGTGGCCGTCGGCGGCTTCCTCGCCGTCGAGCTGTGGCTGGGCGCGGACGGCGTCCGCGCCTGGCTGCCGTTCGTGGTGCTGCTGCCGGCGGCCGTGGCCGCCCTGTGGTGGCTGGGCCGGATCCGCGTCGCCGTGACGGACGGGGAGCTGCGGGTGGACGACGCCCGGCTGCCGGTGCGGTTCGTCGCCGACGCGGTCCCGCTGGACGCCGCCGGCCGGCGCGAGGTGCTCGGCGTCGGCGCCGACCCGCTGGCCTTCGTGGTGCAGCGGCCGTGGATTCCCGGCGCGGTGCAGGTGGTGCTGGACGACCCCGCCGACCCGACGCCGTTCTGGGTGGTCAGCAGCCGCGACCCGGTGCGGCTCGCCTCAGCGCTCGTGGCGGCCCGCAACGTGAAGCGCGAGGAGTGA
- the dut gene encoding dUTP diphosphatase, producing the protein MIDVPVPVRQLDPELPLPAYAHPGDAGADLVAAADVELPPGGRALVPTGVAIALPEGYVGLVHPRSGLAARLGVTVLNAPGTVDAGYRGEILVNLINHDRTTSAKITRGDRIAQLVVQRVERVDFQPVAELPPSRRGVGGHGSTGGHAGLVPPPAERASGQPEEVAG; encoded by the coding sequence GTGATCGACGTGCCCGTGCCCGTACGACAGTTGGACCCGGAGCTGCCGCTGCCGGCGTACGCCCATCCCGGCGACGCCGGCGCGGACCTGGTGGCCGCCGCGGACGTGGAGCTGCCTCCCGGCGGCCGGGCCCTGGTCCCGACCGGTGTGGCGATCGCCCTCCCCGAGGGGTACGTGGGCCTGGTGCACCCCCGTTCGGGGTTGGCGGCCAGGCTCGGCGTGACGGTGCTCAACGCGCCCGGTACGGTCGACGCCGGCTACCGGGGTGAGATCCTGGTCAACCTGATCAACCACGATCGGACGACATCGGCGAAGATCACCCGTGGCGATCGGATCGCGCAGCTCGTTGTCCAGCGGGTGGAGCGGGTCGATTTCCAGCCGGTGGCCGAGCTGCCGCCGTCCCGGCGGGGTGTCGGCGGGCACGGCTCGACCGGCGGGCACGCCGGGCTCGTCCCGCCGCCTGCGGAGCGGGCGAGCGGGCAGCCGGAAGAGGTGGCAGGGTGA
- a CDS encoding DUF3710 domain-containing protein, which produces MIFSRKRAGGGRHARDERAAESVAGHDAEESAVSARGPYDVSEAPDGVQRLDLGSLQIPAVPDVEVRVQADPQGVIQQVVLVHGQSALQLGVFAAPRSEGIWDEVREEIRQSLFNDGAAAQEHQGEYGTELRARVRTPDGVTDLRFVGVDGPRWMVRGVYQGEAAADPAAAGPLREVLDGLVVDRGQEAKPVREPLPLRLPREVAEQAGPDGEDAEAAPAPRQA; this is translated from the coding sequence GTGATCTTCTCCCGAAAGCGGGCCGGTGGCGGGCGGCACGCCCGTGACGAGCGGGCCGCGGAGTCCGTCGCCGGGCACGACGCCGAGGAGTCGGCGGTTTCGGCGCGCGGGCCGTACGACGTCTCCGAGGCCCCCGACGGGGTGCAGCGGCTCGACCTGGGCAGCCTGCAGATCCCGGCGGTGCCCGACGTGGAGGTGCGGGTCCAGGCCGACCCGCAGGGCGTGATCCAGCAGGTCGTGCTGGTGCACGGCCAGAGCGCGCTCCAGCTCGGCGTCTTCGCCGCGCCGCGCTCCGAGGGCATCTGGGACGAGGTGCGCGAGGAGATCCGCCAGTCGCTGTTCAACGACGGCGCGGCGGCGCAGGAGCACCAGGGCGAGTACGGCACGGAGCTGCGCGCCCGGGTGCGCACCCCGGACGGCGTGACCGACCTGCGGTTCGTCGGCGTCGACGGGCCGCGCTGGATGGTCCGCGGCGTCTACCAGGGCGAGGCGGCCGCCGACCCGGCCGCCGCCGGCCCGCTGCGCGAGGTTCTGGACGGGCTGGTCGTCGACCGCGGTCAGGAGGCGAAGCCGGTGCGCGAGCCGCTGCCGCTGCGGCTGCCCCGCGAGGTCGCCGAGCAGGCCGGCCCCGACGGCGAGGACGCCGAGGCCGCCCCGGCCCCGCGCCAGGCCTGA
- a CDS encoding OB-fold nucleic acid binding domain-containing protein, with protein MTTDEGSRVSLRRLLHRLTASEAEIEAQELRRESAESGGMPARQCTRGQVVSVTGRLRTVVYTPRTNLPTLEADLYDGSDVVTLVWLGRRHIAGIEPGRHLTARGRVAVRDDRKVIYNPYYELESPR; from the coding sequence ATGACGACCGACGAGGGCAGCAGGGTGTCGCTGCGGCGGCTCCTGCACCGGCTCACCGCGAGCGAGGCGGAGATCGAGGCGCAGGAGTTGCGCCGGGAGAGCGCGGAGTCCGGCGGGATGCCGGCCCGGCAGTGTACGCGCGGTCAGGTGGTCTCCGTCACCGGCCGGCTGCGCACCGTGGTCTACACTCCCAGGACCAACCTGCCCACCCTGGAGGCCGACCTGTACGACGGCAGCGACGTGGTGACGTTGGTCTGGCTCGGGCGGCGGCACATCGCCGGCATCGAGCCGGGGCGGCACCTGACCGCCCGGGGGCGGGTGGCGGTGCGGGACGACCGCAAGGTCATCTACAACCCGTACTACGAGCTGGAGTCGCCGAGGTGA